One window of the Streptomyces sp. ITFR-21 genome contains the following:
- a CDS encoding phage tail protein produces MTDNIFATSVFFRLAIGGNDLGAFHTCSGMGAEVELESYAEGGNNGFTWQLPGRVTWSNITLTRPVTADTAKIGRWLDETLRRVEPKDGEIVALKPDLTRIISWQVLGIVPVRWQGPSFDPSSSQPAVETLEIAHGGLRPS; encoded by the coding sequence ATGACGGACAACATCTTCGCCACGAGCGTGTTCTTCCGGCTCGCGATCGGCGGCAACGACCTGGGTGCCTTCCACACCTGCTCCGGCATGGGCGCCGAGGTGGAGCTGGAGAGCTACGCCGAGGGCGGCAACAACGGCTTCACCTGGCAGCTGCCCGGCCGGGTCACCTGGTCGAACATCACGCTGACCCGGCCGGTCACCGCCGACACGGCGAAGATCGGGCGCTGGCTCGACGAGACGCTGCGGCGGGTGGAGCCCAAGGACGGCGAGATCGTGGCGCTGAAGCCCGACCTGACCCGGATCATCAGCTGGCAGGTGCTCGGCATCGTGCCGGTGCGCTGGCAGGGGCCGTCCTTCGACCCGTCCTCCTCGCAGCCCGCGGTGGAGACGCTGGAGATCGCCCACGGGGGGCTGCGCCCCTCCTGA